The following are encoded in a window of Streptomyces sp. 11x1 genomic DNA:
- a CDS encoding TetR/AcrR family transcriptional regulator: MVTSRWTAAPAPTVSPRRRGAVLERAILDAALEQLSTVGWSGLTMEGVAAGAQTGKAAVYRRWPSKEDLVADALQAGLPRFEEAPDLGNVREDLLALCRQAREAMFSRPGFALRSVIHECDTIQAERFHGVIIEGVVEPTVKLLREVVERGIRRGEVRPDAVNGYVFDVIPAMMMYRSKMCGSEWSERDIEEMIDQLMVPLLCR, from the coding sequence ATGGTCACTTCGCGCTGGACGGCCGCTCCTGCCCCGACGGTCTCCCCGCGCCGGCGCGGCGCCGTGCTCGAGCGCGCCATCCTCGACGCGGCGCTGGAGCAGCTCAGCACGGTCGGCTGGAGCGGCCTCACCATGGAGGGGGTCGCCGCGGGCGCACAGACGGGCAAGGCGGCGGTCTATCGCCGCTGGCCCTCCAAGGAGGACCTCGTCGCCGATGCCCTGCAGGCGGGGCTGCCGCGTTTCGAGGAGGCGCCCGACCTCGGGAACGTGCGCGAGGATCTGTTGGCGCTGTGCCGTCAGGCCCGTGAGGCGATGTTCTCGCGTCCCGGGTTCGCTCTGCGTTCGGTGATTCACGAATGCGACACCATCCAGGCCGAACGCTTCCACGGTGTGATCATTGAGGGTGTTGTGGAGCCGACGGTCAAGCTGCTGCGCGAGGTCGTGGAGCGTGGAATCAGGCGGGGTGAGGTGCGCCCCGACGCGGTCAACGGCTATGTCTTCGACGTGATTCCGGCCATGATGATGTATCGCTCGAAGATGTGCGGGAGCGAATGGAGTGAGCGGGACATCGAGGAGATGATCGACCAGTTGATGGTTCCGCTGCTCTGCCGGTGA